The window AGCGGAGATGGCCCGCGTCTCGAAGAACCTCGTCTTCTTCGACACGTTCAACGGACGCAGCGCCCGCGTCGTCTACAACTGGCTCCTCCCGATGGGGTCGCATCTGTACTCCGCCCCGCAGGTGAAGCGACTCCTCGACGGCGCCGGCCTGCGGCTTGTGAACGGCGAACACGACTTCCTGCTTCCGTACGGCTTCTACCGGAAGATCCCCAACGGGATCGCCCAGGAGTTCCGCGACGTCGACACCTCTCTCGGAGCGACCGCCGTCGGGGACGCGCTCGCGTCGGTATCCTACTGGACGGCGGAAGTCGAGGACGCGTAGGGACGCCGCACCCACGGAGCGGTCCGTGGGTGGTATCGGAACGCGACCGGGCGTCGCCGTGGGACGCCCCCGTCCCGAGGTGCGACATTTAAGTTCTCGTGCCGCGACCCATGGGTATGGAGCTCTCGGTAGTGATCCCGACCCTGAACGGGCGGGATCACCTCGCGGCCACGCTGGACGAGCTGGCCGCGAACGCGCCCGACGCCGAGGTCGTCGTCGTCAACGGCCCCTCGGCGGACGGGACGACCGGAATGGTCCGCGACCGAGACGACGTCGACGTGCTCGTGGAGGTGTCGGACCGGACGCTGAACGTCTCCCGAAACGCGGGGATCCGCGCCGCCGCGGGCGACGTGGTCGCGTTTCTGCGCCACGACCTCGCGGTCGAGGAGACCTGGACGGACGCCATCGAGGCGGGCATCGAGCGCGCGCCGGTCGTGACGGGGCCGGTCCACGAGACGCTGCCGGCGGGAATGACGACCACGGAGCCGGAGCGGCGGCAGATCCGAAACCGCGAGGTGACGTACTTCAACGGCGGCAACGTGGCGTTTCGGGCCGGGGTTCTCGACGACCTCGACGGGTTCGACGAGTACCTCGAAACCGGCGGCGCTCGCGACGCCGCACACCGAATCGCGGGGCTCGGCCACGAGGTCGCCTGGGAGTCCGAACAGTGCGTCCGAACGGAGTACGAGGCCGACGGCGGGGTCGACGAACGGGACCACGAGTGGAAGTACCGCGCGCTCGCCTACCGGCTCGTGAAGAACTACGGGGTTCGACCCACGGTCTTCCGCCGCATCGCCTCCCACGCGGGAGCCGACGCCGTCTCCGCGGCCCGGGAGGTCGTCGGCGGCGACGCGTCACCGACGGGGTGGTTCGGGAGCGGGCGGGACGTCGTCGTCGGGATCGCGACGGGGTGGTCGGACGGCCTCGTCGCCCGAGCGCGAGATCGGACGCCCGCGCGCAACCCCCACGGCTGTTCGAAGCGGGCCGATCGGGCCGTCGCGAAGTACGATCGGCGATGAGCGGGCGGACGACGCGTCGGTGAGCGGCCGAGCGACGCCGGAGTGAGCGGAAGGAAGCGACGGAACGACGCCGAGTGTCGACTACGTCTCGCCCGGCGAGAGGCCGGGGACGATCCGCGAAGCGTTCGAGGAGAACGCCCGCCGCATCGCGTCCTCGGAGACGTCGAGGGTCAGGATCTCCATCACGCCGACGTTGGGGTGCGTCTCCGGCGCGCCGCTCCCGAACAGGACCCGGTCCGGGTGCTCCAAGAGCGCCCGTTCCAGGACGCTCCGGAAGCGGACGTAGCGGGTGTCGAGATACAGGTGATCGTGGTCGTCGAGGAGGTCGATGGCGGTCGACATCAACTCCCGGTCGAGCGGGTACCCCCCGAACCCGGCGAGCACCACGGGGAAGCCGCGGTCGAGAAGCGTCTCTTCGACCGCCGAGGGGGGAAACGCGCGGCCGGCGCGGACGACGAGCGGCAGTTCGACGTCGCCCAGTTCCGAAAGCGTCTCCTCGTCCGGGAGGCCGTCCCGGTCGGGCGCGAGCGTGAACCCGTGGAACCGGTCGTCGTAGGCGTACTGCTCGACGTCCTCGGGACTGACGTGGTGGTCCTTCCGCGAGGCGGTGAGGTTTCGAAGCCGGGCGGACGCACGGGACCCCGGATCGCGCGGCCCGTCGATGCGCGCGAACGCGAGGAAGGGCCGGTCGACGCTCAGCCGGGCGACCGCGTTGTTGGCGCGGAGGTACCCCTCCCCTTCGGGTCGCTCCCCCGGAGAGACGACCGCCCGCACGACCCCCGCCTGATGGAGTTCGCGTTCGAGGGCCTCCGGCGTCGTCTCGCGGCCCCGGCTGGCGACCTCCGCCTCGTCGCTCGGATCGAGTCGCGCGTGGAGGTCGACGACCCTGAACCCGTGGTTCAACTCGAGCATCGTCGAACAGTGTCGCGGCGACGCAAATATACCTTGGCGATGGCGGCGGCCGCGTTCGGCGACGTCAGTGACCGCGCTCCGAGCCGAGGATGCCGGCGCGACTCCGGAGGAGTCCGCCCCGGGCGAGGGAAACATACGAAATCAAGTAGGAGACAGAGACTAAGCCGCGGCCGATTTTTCGCTCACCTTACCGAGGCGGTATCAAAAGCGCTAAACAGGCATTTAGAGCTCTCAGAAGCGATATCTATATATAGAACTGCTATCGTATTTTCCGTCGAGGATTCATAGATATGTCGACACGTATGCAGCCACTGTACGTTCTTTCGAGTGACAGCCAGCGGACCAGCGGCGGCGACGCCCAGAGTTCGAACATCCGAGCGGGCAAGGCCGTCGCGAGCGCGGTCCGGACGACGCTCGGCCCCCGCGGGATGGACAAGATGCTCGTCGACTCCCAGGGGAACGTCGTCGTCACCAACGACGGGGCGACTATCTTAGAAGAGATGGACATCGAGCACCCCGCCGCCCAGATGATCGTCGAGGTCGCCCAGACCCAGGAGGAGAGCGTCGGCGACGGGACCACGACGGCGTCGGTGCTGACGGGCGAACTGCTCACGCACGCCGAGGACCTGCTCGACGACGACCTCCACCCGACGGTGATCGTCGAGGGCTACAACGAGGCCGCGCGGCTGGCCCAGGAGGCGATCGACGAGCAGGTGCTCGACGTCGGACTCGACGACGCCCTCCTGGCGTCGGTCGCGGAGTCGTCGATGACCGGAAAGGGGACGGGCGACGTCACCGCCGACGCGCTCGCGCGACACGTCGTCGACGCCGTCCGCGCGGTACACGACGGGGACGAACCGTTCGATCCCGACGACGTCCGCGTGCTCACCCGAACCGGCGCGTCGTCCTCGGCGACGGAGCTGGTGGAGGGCGTCGTCGTCGACGAAGAGCGCGTCCGCGAGGGGATGCCCCGGGCCGTCGAGGACGCGACCGTCGCCGTCCTCACGGCGAAGCTCGACATCCGAGAGGGGGAGTCCGACGCCGAGTACACCATCTCCTCGGTTGACCAGCTCGAAGCCGCCATCGAGGCCGAGGACGCCGAACTCAGAGGCTACGCCGACGCGCTCGCCGACGCGGGGGTCGACGTCCTGTTCTGTACGAAGTCGATCGCCGACCGCGTCGCGGACCGTCTGGCGAGCCACGGTGTCCTCGCGTTCGACAGCGTCAGTTCTTCGGACGCGCGCGCTATCGCTCGGGCGACGGGCGCGAAGCAGCTCGGGGACGTGAAGGACCTCGGGGACGCGGACTTCGGCCGCGCCGCGGCGATATCGATCCGACGCTTCGGCGGGGACGAACTCACCTTCGTCGAGGGCGGTGACGCCGCGAAGACCGTCACCCTCCTGCTGCGCGGCGGGACCGAACACGTGGTCGACGAACTCGAACGGGCGATCAACGACGCGGTGGACGTGACCGTCGCCGCCATCGATTCCGGCGGCGTCGTCCCCGGCGCGGGCGCGACCGAGGTCGCCGTCGCCGAGTACGTCCGCTCGCACGCCGGAGGGATCCGGGGACGCAAGCAACTCGCCGTCGAGGCCTTCGCCGACGCCGTCGAGGCGATCCCGCGCACGCTCGCGACGAACACCGGGATGGACCCCATCGACGCCGTCGTCGAACTCCGCTCGACGTTCGACCGCGAGGGCGTCGCCGGTATCATCTCGGAGGGCCGCACCGGCGCGATCGGTGACCCCGTCGAGGCGGGCGTGCTCGATCCCGCGGCCGTGAAACGCGAGGCGATCACCGCCGCGACCGAGGCGGCGACGATGATCGTCCGCATCGACGACGTCATCGCGGCGAACTGACGGAGGGAACGAACGGCTGCGGATCGGTTTTCGTTTTCACCCGACGAGGACGACCTCGTCACCGGGCGCGAGCCCGAACGCCTCGTCGCCGCGCCCCCGGTTGACGTCGCACTCGACGAAGCCGTGGCTGCCGACGGTCACCAGCCGCTCGCCCGCCTCGACGTCCGCGAAGGCGGTCGCGACCGGCGCGGGGACGCCGTTCACCTCGACGGTGTCGCCCTCGCGGCCCGCGACGAACGATCCCGGGACGTTCGTGATCGCGTTCCCGAAGTCGTCGACGACGAGCACTTCGCCGCGGGCCTCCCCGACCTCGCCGTCGACCGTCGGCTCGGGGAATCGACAGTCCACGACCGAACCCGGAGACTCCGTCGGGGCGAACGATTCGATCGGGGAGACGAGATCGAGCGTTTCGAGCGCGTCGACGCCGGTCTCGTGGATCTCGGCGGCGGCGGGGGCGAAGACGTCGCGGCCGTGGAACGTCGCGGACGCGGGGTCGTCGTAGTCGTATCCGAAGCACTCGACGTCGGGGACGGTCCCGGCCGCTTCCGAGGCGAGCCGTCGAGCGGCCGGCAGCGCCACGCCGTTGTCGGGAGCGACGAGGGCGTGCTCGCCGACGCGGACGACGAGCGCGTCGCGGTCGGTGCCGACGCCGGGGTCGACGACGACGAGGTGGACGGCGGGCGGGAAGTACGGGAGCGTCTCGCGGCACCAGAACGCGGCCGCGCGGACGTCCTGCCGGGGGAGGTCGTGGGCGACGTCGACGAGTCGGGCGTCAGACCGCCGGAGGACGACGCCCTTCATCGCGGCCGGATACGGCGAGCCGAAGTCGGAGGCGAGAGTGATCATCGCTCTTCCTCACTCGGGATCGTCGGTGTCGTCGCCGTTGGCGTCGGTGTCGCTGACGCGCTGGATCCGCTCGATACCGTCGATCTCCTCGACGACGTCGACGACGGGGTCGGGCACCAAGTGTCGCCAGTCGGCGTCGCGGATCATCCGCGCGCGCAGTTCCGCGCCCTCGAGGACGTCCCGGTTGAACATCGGCGACTGTCGGACCTCGACGCCCGCCTCCGAGAACAGCTGGATGACGAGCGGGTTGTTCGAGTACGCGACGTCGAACGCCGGCGACATGCTCTGGACGTGACTCACCCACACGGAGTTCCGGTCGAGGTCCTCGATGGGGACGACGTACGTGGTGACGTCGAGGTCGGCGACGGACTTGGTCACCATCATCACGCGCTCGCCGGCGGTGAACGGGTTCCGCGGGCTGTGGGAGTCGCCCGCGGATCCGATCCCGAGGACGAGTTCGTCGACCTCGGTCGCGATCTCCTCGACCATCCGGTGGTGCCCGTCGTGGTAGGGCTGAAACCGGCCGATGTAGAACCCCCGCATACCACCTCAGTCGGTCGCGCCGTTTATAAATACCCCGAGATCCGTCAAGCCACTCGTTCACGCGGTATAGGGGCTGTAACAGCCGGTCTCGTGGATGCGGCACCGACACACGCGAGGAGAAAGTATATCAGTCGCCCGACCTACCGTTGAAGTAGCGAAGTATTCTATGAGTAACGACACGGAAGCCGACGAGAACGCCCCCGAAGAGGGGGGCGGCGTCACCGACGAGGAGCCCGAGTCGCCGCCGTCAGACGGCGGTGACGGGTTCACGGAGGGCGTCGCCGACGAACCGTCCGACGGTCCCGTCGGGCCCGGCGAGCGCGGCGACGTGCCCGGGAGCCAGAACGGCCACTCGGAGGACGCCGGCGAGGGGACCATCGACGACCTCGGTAGCGACGTGGAGGTCGACGCCGAGGTCGCAGAGGACGTCGACGAGGACGACCTCCTCGGCGGACTCAAGATCGACTCCACCAGCGAGATCGACGTCCCGGACCGACTCGTCGATCAGGTCATCGGCCAGGAACACGCCCGCGACGTGGTGATGAAAGCCGCCAAGCAGCGCCGCCACGTGATGATGATCGGCTCGCCCGGGACGGGCAAGTCGATGCTCGCGAAGGCGATGTCAGAACTCCTGCCGCCGGAGGAACTCCAGGACGTCCTCGTCTATCACAACCCCGACGACGGGAACAACCCCAAGGTTCGGACCGTCCCCGCCGGGAAGGGCGAACAGATCGTCGAGGCCCACAAGGAGGAGGCGCGAAAGCGCAACCAGATGCGCTCGTTCCTCATGTGGATCATCATCGCCATCGTCATCGGCTACTCGTTCATCATCGCCGGGCAGATCCTGCTCGGCATCCTCGCGGCCGGTGTCATCTACCTCGCCTTCCGCTACGGCTCCCGCGGCGGCGACGCGATGGTGCCGAACCTCATCGTCAACAACGCCGAGACGACGACCGCGCCGTTCGAGGACGCGACCGGCGCCCACGCCGGTGCGCTGCTCGGCGACGTCCGCCACGACCCGTTCCAATCGGGCGGAATGGAGACGCCGAGCCACGACCGCGTCGAACCCGGCGCGATCCACAAGGCGAACAAGGGCGTGCTGTTCATCGACGAGATCAACACGCTCGACATCCGCTCACAGCAGCACCTGATGACGGCGATCCAGGAGGGCGAGTTCCACATCACGGGCCAGTCCGAGCGCTCCTCGGGCGCGATGGTCCAGACCGAACCCGTCCCGACGGACTTCATCATGATCGCCGCGGGGAACCTCGACGCGATGGAGAACATGCACCCCGCCCTGCGCTCGCGGATCAAGGGGTACGGGTACGAGGTGTACATGGACGACACCATCGAGGACACCCCCGAGATGCGCCGGAAGTACGCCCGCTTCGTGGCCCAGGAGGTCGCGAAGGACGGTCGGCTGCCGGAGTACTCCGCGGAGGCCATCGAGGAGGTCATCCTCGAGGCGCGGCGCCGCGCCGGCCGCAAGGGTCACCTCACGCTCAAACTGCGGAACCTGGGTGGCCTGGTCCGCGTCGCGGGCGACATCGCCCGCTCGGAGGACGCCGACTTCGTCACGCGGGATCACGTCCTGCAGGCGAAGGGGCGCAGCCGCTCGATCGAGCAGCAGCTCGCCGACGACTACATCGAACGCCGGAAGGACTACGAACTCCAGGTCTCGGAGGGCTACGAGGTCGGCCGGGTCAACGGCCTCGCCGTGATGGGCGAGGACTCGGGGATTATGCTCCCCGTGATGGCCGAGGTCACCCCCTCGCAGGGGCCCGGTGAGGTCATCGCCACCGGTCAGCTGAAGGAGATGGCCCAGGAGTCCGTCTCGAACGTCTCGGCGATCATCAAGAAGTTCTCCGACGAGAACATCTCGGAGATGGACATCCACATCCAGTTCGTCCAGGCCGGTCAGCAGGGCGTCGACGGCGACTCCGCCTCGATCACGGTCGCGACCGCGGTCATCTCCGCGCTCGAAGACATGGGCGTGGACCAGTCGCTCGCGATGACCGGCTCGCTGTCGGTCCGCGGCGACGTGCTCCCGGTCGGCGGGGTCACCCACAAGATCGAGGCCGCCGCGAAGTCCGGGTGCGACCGGGTCATCATCCCCGCGGCGAACCTCCAGGACGTGATGATCGAAGAGGAGTACGAGGAGATGGTCGAGATCATTCCGGTCTCACACATCAGCGAGGTCCTCGACATCGCCCTCGAGGGCGAACCCGAGAAGGACTCGCTCGTCGACCGCCTCAAGAGCATCACCGGCTCGGCGCTCTCGCAGGGCGAGAGCGTCTCCGGACCGTCCAGTCCGAGTCCGCAGTAGCCGCGAAAATGCCCCAGTGGGCGACGTTCGCCGGGTTCGCGATCGTCGTCACCGCGGGGCTGCTCTTACTTTCCCACGCGTCGCGAGCGGTCCTCGACGGCGCCCCGACGGACGAACGCGTCGAGAGTGCGAACCACGAACCCGACGGCCCGAGCGGAAACGTCGTCTTCGACGACGGCGACGCCCGGGGCGACGGCACCGTGGTCGACCCAGACGATCGAGGCCGCGTCGCCGACGACGCCGACAGAGCGGACCGAACCACCGACGGCGCCGACAGGCCGGACCGCCTCGCCGACGGGACCGACGAAGCGGCGTCCGATCGCGACGAGGACGGAGAGACGATCGTCCTGCCGAAGTCCGGCGTCGAACTCCAGGTGACAGACAGCCACGACCGCGGCGACGGTTCCCGCTCGATCGAGGGCCGTCCCGCGGCGTCGGACCTCTCGGCGGCGTCGCTCCTGGCGAACGTCGCCCTCTCTCAGGGCCTGTTCGGCGCGCTGTTGCTCGCTGGCGCGTGGTACGCGGAGATCCCCGCGCGGGCGTTCGGCGTCGCGAGCGAGACGACCACCGCCGGTTCGCTCGCGATCGGCGTGGGGCTCGGCCTCGCGCTCTACGCCGCCAACGAGGCCGGCGCGGCCGCGGGAGCGCGGTTCGGACTCGGAGAGGGCGACCGACTGCGGAGCGCGCTCGCGCCCGACTCCGCTGTCGGGTGGGCCGCGCTGCTTTTCGTCGTCCTGCCAGTCATCGCCGGGTTCGAGGAACTGCTCTTCCGCGGCGCGCTCGTCGGCGTGCTCGCCGCCGGGTACGACGTCTCGCCGTGGGCGTTGGCCCTCCTGTCTTCGGTCGCCTTCGGCTTCGGCCACGGCGCGCAGGGTCGGATCGGGGTCCTCGTGACCGGCGCGCTCGGCTTCGTTCTCGCGGCGGCGTTCGTCGCGACCGGGAGCCTCCTCGTCGTCGTGGTCGCCCACTACCTCGTGAACGCTCTGGAGTTCGTCGTCCACGAGGGGCTGGGCGTCGAGTGGCCGCGCGACGCGGCGTGAGCCGACGACGCGGGCCAGCGATTGCGGGTCGGTGAGCGATCCGGCGGGTCGGTCGGTGAACGGTCCGACGACGCGGTCCGGCGAACGCCCCGACCGTTTTTGTCCCTCGGGCCCGCTCGTGAGGGTATGGAACGCCGCTCGCGGACGATACTGCAGTCGGTGCTCGTCGGCTATCTCGTGTTGCTGCTGGCGTCGATCGTCACCGGGGACCCCGTGGTGACGACGGCCGCAGACCTCGGGTTCGCCGCCGTCGCCGGCTACTTCGGGTACACGGTGTACGCGAACCGCTCGCCGTCGGAGGACGAGCGGGTCGTCTACGTCACCGCCGCGGCGCTAGTGCTTGCGGGCCTCGCCCAGTTGCTCGCGCTCGTCCCGGGGTTCGGCGCCGCCGCGCTCGCGTCGACGGCGTTCTTCGTCGTCGGGTTCGTCGGGTACTTTTATTTGCGATGGCGGTAGTCCCGGCGGATCCGTCTCAGCGCGCGCCCCGTCGCGCCCTCACGACTCAGGCGGATTCGATCTCGCGAAGCCGCGCGGCGACCTCCTCCGGTGCACCGCCGGGCGCGTCGCGGACGCGGTGGTCGGGAACTAAGAGCGGGATCGGGTTCTCCGAGAGCGCGGTTCGAGCGGTCTCGACGTCCGCCGAGTCGTCGGGGTCGAGGCCGGCCATTCGGACCACGCGGTCGAGCGACACCGTCTCGCCGTAGGGGACGTTCCGCGCCGCCTCCAGCACGCGCCGGTTTTCGGTCGGTACCGTGAGCCCGACCTCGACGTCGGCGAGGTGGTCCGCCTCGCCGTCGAGATAGGCGAAGATCCGATCGAGCACCGGGTGGTCGGGGTCGGCGTCGGCCGGGACGGTCTCCGGGAACGACACGCCGACGACGCGGCCGCTCGCGACGCCGATCTCGACGGCGCGGTCCAGTCGGTCCGACTCGCGGGCGAAGATCCCGTCGTCCGTGCCGAGGTCCATACCGGGGGTTGCTCGTCGTCGGCCTTGAACGTTCGCGACCGGCCCGAATCAGTTCCCGTCGCCTCGTCGGTCCCGTCACATCGTCGCTCCCCTCGCGTCTTCGACCTCCTCGCATCTTCGGCCTCCTCGCTTCGGACAGCCCAATCACATCGTCGGGCCCGTCACATCGGACAGCCCCGACGACCGAGTCGGCGACGCGAACGGCCGCCCGCGACGCGCAAGCCTTATGTGCAAAAGAGTCCGTCAATGAACATAGATGAACGCTAGTGAGGACAAACTCGCCCCGGCGGTGCGCTCGATACTCGCGACGGCGCGCGAACGCTCCGGCGGGGCGGAGCGACTCGACGTCGACGCCCGGTCGTTTCCCGCGGCGGTCGAGGCGACGGAGGCGGCGGGACGCGTCCCCGTCGTCGCCGAGGTCAAGCCGACGAGTCCGACGACCGAGGGCGAACGGACCGACGACCCCGTCGACCTCGCGAGGGAGATGGTCGCCGGCGGCGCGACGGCGCTGTCGGTGCTGACCGAGCCCGAGCACTTCGGCGGGTCGGCGGAGAACCTGCGTCGTATCCGCGGGGCCGTCGACGTCCCCGTCCTGCGGAAGGACTTCGTCGTCCGCGAGGCGCAACTCGACGCCGTCGAATCGGACCTGATCCTGCTCATCGCGCGCTTCCTCGACGAGCAGGGGACGGACTCGCTCGCGACGCTGTACGAGGCGGCCCGCGAGCGGGGCTTTCAGCCGCTCGTCGAGGTTCATACCCGCGAGGAACTGGATCGCGCCCTCGAGGTCGGCGCGGAGATAATCGGCGTGAACAACCGCGACCTGGGGAAGTTGGAGGTCGACCTCGACACCTTCGAGCGGCTCGCTCCGCACGTCCCCGAGGACGTGACGCTCCTGGCCGAGAGCGGCGTCACGAGCGTCGCGGACGTCCGTCGGATGCGCGCGGCGGGGGCGGACGCGCTCCTGATCGGGACGGCCATCATGGACGGCGACGTCGAGGCCAACACCGAGCGGCTGACGACGGCGGACGCCGAGCGGGCGAGCAGAGCGGCGGAGACGAGCGACGCGGAAACGGACGCGGGGCCGACGAGTTCGGAGTCGACGGACGCGAAGCGAGGACGCGCGGAGTCGACAGATACGACACCGAGGAACACGGACACAAACCAATGACACAACAGTACGCGGACGGGAAGTTCGGCGAGTACGGCGGACAGTACGTACCGGAGGCGCTGATGCCGGCGATCGAGGAGTTGACCGACGCCTACGAGCGGTACGTCTTGGAGAACGAAGACGGCTTTATGGACGAGTTCCGGGACCGACTCCGGGACTTCGGCGGACGACCGACGCCGACGCAACACGCCGAACGGCTCTCCGAGCGGTACGGCCGGGAGGTCTACCTGAAGCGCGAGGACCTCCTGCACGGCGGCGCGCACAAACTCAACAACGCGCTCGGGCAGGTCTTGCTCGCGAAGTACATGGGCAAAGAGCGCATCGTCGCCGAGACCGGCGCGGGCCAGCACGGCACCGCGACGGCGATGGCGGCGGCGCACCTGGATATGCCGTGTGAGATCTACATGGGTGAGCGCGACATCAACCGCCAGCGCCCCAACGTCTTCCGGATGCGGCTCAACGGCTCGGCGGTCAACCCCGTCACGACCGGCCGCGGCACGCTGAAGGAGGCCATCTCCGAGACGATGCGCGACTGGGCGACGAACGTCGAGGACACCCACTACGTCATCGGCTCGGTCGTCGGCCCGCACCCCTTCCCCGCGATGGTCAGAGACTTCCAGGCCGTGATCTCCGAGGAGGCCCGCCGCCAACTGCGGGAGAAGACCGGCGGGCTCCCCGACTCGGTGCTCGCCTGCGCCGGCGGCGGGTCGAACACGATGGGCGCGTTCGCGCACTTCGTCGACGACGCGGAACCTCGTTCCGCAGACGAGGCGAGCGGCGGGGAGCCGCGAGACGACGAGTCGGTAGATCTCTACGCCGTCGAGGCCGGCGGCTCCACGCTCGAAG is drawn from Halobellus limi and contains these coding sequences:
- a CDS encoding glycosyltransferase family 2 protein: MELSVVIPTLNGRDHLAATLDELAANAPDAEVVVVNGPSADGTTGMVRDRDDVDVLVEVSDRTLNVSRNAGIRAAAGDVVAFLRHDLAVEETWTDAIEAGIERAPVVTGPVHETLPAGMTTTEPERRQIRNREVTYFNGGNVAFRAGVLDDLDGFDEYLETGGARDAAHRIAGLGHEVAWESEQCVRTEYEADGGVDERDHEWKYRALAYRLVKNYGVRPTVFRRIASHAGADAVSAAREVVGGDASPTGWFGSGRDVVVGIATGWSDGLVARARDRTPARNPHGCSKRADRAVAKYDRR
- a CDS encoding nicotinamide-nucleotide adenylyltransferase is translated as MRGFYIGRFQPYHDGHHRMVEEIATEVDELVLGIGSAGDSHSPRNPFTAGERVMMVTKSVADLDVTTYVVPIEDLDRNSVWVSHVQSMSPAFDVAYSNNPLVIQLFSEAGVEVRQSPMFNRDVLEGAELRARMIRDADWRHLVPDPVVDVVEEIDGIERIQRVSDTDANGDDTDDPE
- the trpC gene encoding indole-3-glycerol phosphate synthase, with protein sequence MNASEDKLAPAVRSILATARERSGGAERLDVDARSFPAAVEATEAAGRVPVVAEVKPTSPTTEGERTDDPVDLAREMVAGGATALSVLTEPEHFGGSAENLRRIRGAVDVPVLRKDFVVREAQLDAVESDLILLIARFLDEQGTDSLATLYEAARERGFQPLVEVHTREELDRALEVGAEIIGVNNRDLGKLEVDLDTFERLAPHVPEDVTLLAESGVTSVADVRRMRAAGADALLIGTAIMDGDVEANTERLTTADAERASRAAETSDAETDAGPTSSESTDAKRGRAESTDTTPRNTDTNQ
- the thsA gene encoding thermosome subunit alpha, which encodes MSTRMQPLYVLSSDSQRTSGGDAQSSNIRAGKAVASAVRTTLGPRGMDKMLVDSQGNVVVTNDGATILEEMDIEHPAAQMIVEVAQTQEESVGDGTTTASVLTGELLTHAEDLLDDDLHPTVIVEGYNEAARLAQEAIDEQVLDVGLDDALLASVAESSMTGKGTGDVTADALARHVVDAVRAVHDGDEPFDPDDVRVLTRTGASSSATELVEGVVVDEERVREGMPRAVEDATVAVLTAKLDIREGESDAEYTISSVDQLEAAIEAEDAELRGYADALADAGVDVLFCTKSIADRVADRLASHGVLAFDSVSSSDARAIARATGAKQLGDVKDLGDADFGRAAAISIRRFGGDELTFVEGGDAAKTVTLLLRGGTEHVVDELERAINDAVDVTVAAIDSGGVVPGAGATEVAVAEYVRSHAGGIRGRKQLAVEAFADAVEAIPRTLATNTGMDPIDAVVELRSTFDREGVAGIISEGRTGAIGDPVEAGVLDPAAVKREAITAATEAATMIVRIDDVIAAN
- a CDS encoding MGMT family protein — protein: MDLGTDDGIFARESDRLDRAVEIGVASGRVVGVSFPETVPADADPDHPVLDRIFAYLDGEADHLADVEVGLTVPTENRRVLEAARNVPYGETVSLDRVVRMAGLDPDDSADVETARTALSENPIPLLVPDHRVRDAPGGAPEEVAARLREIESA
- the lonB gene encoding ATP-dependent protease LonB; its protein translation is MSNDTEADENAPEEGGGVTDEEPESPPSDGGDGFTEGVADEPSDGPVGPGERGDVPGSQNGHSEDAGEGTIDDLGSDVEVDAEVAEDVDEDDLLGGLKIDSTSEIDVPDRLVDQVIGQEHARDVVMKAAKQRRHVMMIGSPGTGKSMLAKAMSELLPPEELQDVLVYHNPDDGNNPKVRTVPAGKGEQIVEAHKEEARKRNQMRSFLMWIIIAIVIGYSFIIAGQILLGILAAGVIYLAFRYGSRGGDAMVPNLIVNNAETTTAPFEDATGAHAGALLGDVRHDPFQSGGMETPSHDRVEPGAIHKANKGVLFIDEINTLDIRSQQHLMTAIQEGEFHITGQSERSSGAMVQTEPVPTDFIMIAAGNLDAMENMHPALRSRIKGYGYEVYMDDTIEDTPEMRRKYARFVAQEVAKDGRLPEYSAEAIEEVILEARRRAGRKGHLTLKLRNLGGLVRVAGDIARSEDADFVTRDHVLQAKGRSRSIEQQLADDYIERRKDYELQVSEGYEVGRVNGLAVMGEDSGIMLPVMAEVTPSQGPGEVIATGQLKEMAQESVSNVSAIIKKFSDENISEMDIHIQFVQAGQQGVDGDSASITVATAVISALEDMGVDQSLAMTGSLSVRGDVLPVGGVTHKIEAAAKSGCDRVIIPAANLQDVMIEEEYEEMVEIIPVSHISEVLDIALEGEPEKDSLVDRLKSITGSALSQGESVSGPSSPSPQ
- a CDS encoding CPBP family intramembrane glutamic endopeptidase, which translates into the protein MPQWATFAGFAIVVTAGLLLLSHASRAVLDGAPTDERVESANHEPDGPSGNVVFDDGDARGDGTVVDPDDRGRVADDADRADRTTDGADRPDRLADGTDEAASDRDEDGETIVLPKSGVELQVTDSHDRGDGSRSIEGRPAASDLSAASLLANVALSQGLFGALLLAGAWYAEIPARAFGVASETTTAGSLAIGVGLGLALYAANEAGAAAGARFGLGEGDRLRSALAPDSAVGWAALLFVVLPVIAGFEELLFRGALVGVLAAGYDVSPWALALLSSVAFGFGHGAQGRIGVLVTGALGFVLAAAFVATGSLLVVVVAHYLVNALEFVVHEGLGVEWPRDAA
- a CDS encoding SAM hydrolase/SAM-dependent halogenase family protein, with the translated sequence MITLASDFGSPYPAAMKGVVLRRSDARLVDVAHDLPRQDVRAAAFWCRETLPYFPPAVHLVVVDPGVGTDRDALVVRVGEHALVAPDNGVALPAARRLASEAAGTVPDVECFGYDYDDPASATFHGRDVFAPAAAEIHETGVDALETLDLVSPIESFAPTESPGSVVDCRFPEPTVDGEVGEARGEVLVVDDFGNAITNVPGSFVAGREGDTVEVNGVPAPVATAFADVEAGERLVTVGSHGFVECDVNRGRGDEAFGLAPGDEVVLVG
- the trpB gene encoding tryptophan synthase subunit beta, with the translated sequence MTQQYADGKFGEYGGQYVPEALMPAIEELTDAYERYVLENEDGFMDEFRDRLRDFGGRPTPTQHAERLSERYGREVYLKREDLLHGGAHKLNNALGQVLLAKYMGKERIVAETGAGQHGTATAMAAAHLDMPCEIYMGERDINRQRPNVFRMRLNGSAVNPVTTGRGTLKEAISETMRDWATNVEDTHYVIGSVVGPHPFPAMVRDFQAVISEEARRQLREKTGGLPDSVLACAGGGSNTMGAFAHFVDDAEPRSADEASGGEPRDDESVDLYAVEAGGSTLEVDEEAGVAPNSASLSTGEEGVLHGARTKLLQDSDGQIMESHSVSAGLDYAGVGPELARLVDDGRVHAVNVDDDGALEAFHRLSQLEGIIPALETAHAFGYLEEHHEDLGEVVLVNVSGRGDKDLETVIEETEKRDIEAAPSMAEFSGGI
- a CDS encoding amidohydrolase family protein; the encoded protein is MLELNHGFRVVDLHARLDPSDEAEVASRGRETTPEALERELHQAGVVRAVVSPGERPEGEGYLRANNAVARLSVDRPFLAFARIDGPRDPGSRASARLRNLTASRKDHHVSPEDVEQYAYDDRFHGFTLAPDRDGLPDEETLSELGDVELPLVVRAGRAFPPSAVEETLLDRGFPVVLAGFGGYPLDRELMSTAIDLLDDHDHLYLDTRYVRFRSVLERALLEHPDRVLFGSGAPETHPNVGVMEILTLDVSEDAMRRAFSSNASRIVPGLSPGET